The following is a genomic window from Acidimicrobiales bacterium.
ATCCACACCGAGGCACTGGTCGAGCGCGCCCTCGCCCATGTGCTGGCCGGCACCACCGCCCTCATCGCCGTTCACCGACGTTCGACCCTCGCCCTGGCTGACCGGATCGCCTTCCTCGACGGCGGCCGTGTCACGGCGGTGGGCACCCATACGGAGCTGGTCCGAGCAGAACCTGCGTACCGGCGTTGGCTGGGTGAGGCGGACTGGCCCCGCCGCCCCGTCGATCGAACCGAGATGGCGAGCTGATGGCGGGCGAGCCGGCGGGTTCGCCCGACGTCGCCTGGCGCGGGGTGGCGGCGGAGTCCGCCGATGACGCCATCGGCGGGCTCACGGCGTTCCTGCGCGCACGCAGCCGTCGACTGCTGGCGTCGCTCCTGCGGCCCCACCGCGGGTCGATACTTCTCCTCGGCATGGTGTCGGTGGCCCAGAACCTGGCCGCCATGGCCGGCCCCTTCCTCGTCAAGATCGGTATCGACCGCGGCATCCCCGCCATCCAGCGGGGCGGCGGGTCGAGCACCCTCCTGGTCGTGGTGGCCGTCTTCTTCTTCGCCGCCGCCGCCGAATCGGTCCTCACCGCCGTGTTCGTGCGCACGTCGGCGCGGGTGGGCCAGGACGTGCTCCTCGACCTCCGGACGCGGCTGTTCGCCCACTTCCAGGTCCTCAGCATCTCCTTCCACGAGCGCTACACCAGTGGCCGGGTGATCTCGCGCCTCAGCTCCGACGTGGAGGCTCTGGGCGACCTGCTCAGCTCAGGTGTGGCCCAGCTGGTGTTCGCCCTCCTGTCGGTGTTCACCACCGCCGTGCTCATGCTGCTGCTCGATGTGCCGCTGGCCCTCGTGGCGCTGCTCTCGTTCCCCGCCCTCCTCGCCCTCACCCTCTGGTTCCGGCGCCAGGCAGAGCGGGCCTACCGGGCGGGCCGGGTGGCGGTGGCCCTGGTGATCGTCCAGTTCGTCGAGTCGATGGCGGGCATACGGGTCGTGCAGGCCTTCCGCCGCGAAGACCGGAACCAGAGGATCTTCGGCGAGTTGAACGAGCGGTACGCCGACGCCAACCGGTGGGGCATGCGGCTAGCCGCCGTCTTCGGGCCGGGCACCCGGGCGATCGGCGGGGTGACCCTCGCCGTCACCCTGGCCGTCGGCGCATTCCGGGTGATGGACGGTGCGACCACGGTCGGCGCCCTCGCCGCGATCCTGCTGTACGTTCGCCGGTTCTTCGAGCCGATGCAGGACCTCGTCCAGTTCCTCAACAGCTTCCAGTCGGCGTCGGCCGCCCTGGAGAAGCTGTCGGGGGTGCTGGAGGAGGGCCCGGAGGTGGCCCAGCCGGCGGTGCCCGTCCTCCTGCCGGACGGCGGCCTGGACGTCCGCTTCCATCGGGTGGGCTTCGTGTACGCGCCGGGGCGCCCCGTGCTCCATGCGATCGACATCGGGATCCCGTCCGGCCAGACGGTGGCCGTCGTCGGCGAGACCGGCGCGGGAAAGACCACCATCGCCCGCCTGCTGGCCCGCTTCTACGACCCGACGTCCGGCAGCGTGACGCTCGG
Proteins encoded in this region:
- a CDS encoding ABC transporter ATP-binding protein, with amino-acid sequence MAGEPAGSPDVAWRGVAAESADDAIGGLTAFLRARSRRLLASLLRPHRGSILLLGMVSVAQNLAAMAGPFLVKIGIDRGIPAIQRGGGSSTLLVVVAVFFFAAAAESVLTAVFVRTSARVGQDVLLDLRTRLFAHFQVLSISFHERYTSGRVISRLSSDVEALGDLLSSGVAQLVFALLSVFTTAVLMLLLDVPLALVALLSFPALLALTLWFRRQAERAYRAGRVAVALVIVQFVESMAGIRVVQAFRREDRNQRIFGELNERYADANRWGMRLAAVFGPGTRAIGGVTLAVTLAVGAFRVMDGATTVGALAAILLYVRRFFEPMQDLVQFLNSFQSASAALEKLSGVLEEGPEVAQPAVPVLLPDGGLDVRFHRVGFVYAPGRPVLHAIDIGIPSGQTVAVVGETGAGKTTIARLLARFYDPTSGSVTLGGVDLRSVADHDLRQALCMVTQESFLFSGSVADNIALGRPDASRQDIEAAAAAVGAHDLFRLLPGGYDSPVGKRGSRLSAGQRQLVAFARAFLADPRVLVLDEATSSLDVPSERVVQDALANLLADRTAVIIAHRLSTVEIADRVIVVDGGRIVEDGAPADLLDRDGRYRELHRAWEESLA